A window from Acidobacteriota bacterium encodes these proteins:
- a CDS encoding MFS transporter — MAASLSTRESLLRVFTSRRTACVALQSFYSGIPLGLIWVAIPAWMARVGVDIKTIGLLTLAQTPWTFKFLWSPLMDRYRPPFLGRKRGWAVVAQIGLVVTTMGLAGAALNPVDSHQLLGVPIDWVVVIGVLSLSIAFASTVQDIAIDAYAVEVLHPSEHGVAVGARTALYRIGFYLAGAVAISIAAEISWAVTLGIEAVLYLGAVVIVFLSPEPETIEASPKTLKAAVWEPLVGLFSQHRAVEIAAFLFLYKFGENLAQALLRPFLVQIGYSDIDIGLWTGMISLIVNAAGAIAGGVLATRIGLGTALWAFGLFQAFGNLGYFFLAGMPKSRIAMFAAIGTETFAQALGTAAFGILLLRLTSKRFSATQYALLSSVFALGRVVTGPIAGFLVDAIGWRLFFIVSIVMAGPGFVFLQRFVPFGTREPVFEIEPPTGKAPVTRGALVARGLAVGVAGLAFAALAAGTLDALRAYRSLPAAGFPLLDAIAALARPSGVGAWSESLGVALVGLFAGLGAAALTAARRGVVRRD; from the coding sequence ATGGCCGCCTCTCTCTCCACTCGCGAGAGCCTCCTCCGCGTCTTCACCAGCCGCCGAACCGCCTGCGTCGCGCTTCAGTCGTTCTACTCCGGAATACCGCTCGGCCTCATCTGGGTGGCGATTCCCGCGTGGATGGCGCGCGTCGGCGTGGACATCAAGACGATCGGCCTCCTGACGCTCGCGCAGACCCCGTGGACCTTCAAGTTCCTCTGGTCGCCGCTCATGGACCGGTACCGGCCGCCGTTCCTCGGGCGAAAGCGCGGCTGGGCGGTGGTCGCGCAGATCGGCCTCGTCGTCACGACGATGGGGCTCGCCGGAGCCGCACTCAACCCGGTGGACAGCCATCAGCTCCTCGGGGTGCCGATCGACTGGGTCGTCGTCATCGGCGTCCTCTCGCTGTCGATCGCCTTCGCCTCGACGGTGCAGGACATCGCCATCGACGCCTACGCCGTCGAGGTGCTGCACCCATCGGAGCACGGCGTCGCGGTCGGAGCCCGCACCGCGCTTTACCGGATCGGCTTCTACCTCGCGGGGGCGGTCGCGATCTCGATCGCGGCCGAGATCTCGTGGGCGGTCACGCTCGGGATCGAGGCGGTGCTCTACCTCGGCGCCGTCGTCATCGTCTTCCTCTCGCCGGAGCCGGAGACGATCGAGGCCTCCCCGAAGACGCTGAAGGCCGCGGTGTGGGAGCCGCTGGTCGGCCTCTTCTCCCAGCACCGGGCCGTCGAGATCGCCGCCTTCCTCTTCCTCTACAAGTTCGGGGAGAACCTCGCGCAGGCGCTCCTCCGCCCGTTCCTCGTGCAGATCGGCTACAGCGACATCGACATCGGCCTCTGGACCGGGATGATCTCGCTGATCGTGAACGCGGCCGGCGCGATCGCCGGCGGCGTCCTCGCCACGCGCATCGGCCTCGGGACGGCGCTCTGGGCGTTCGGGCTCTTCCAGGCCTTCGGGAACCTGGGGTACTTCTTCCTCGCGGGGATGCCTAAGAGCCGCATCGCGATGTTCGCCGCGATCGGAACGGAGACCTTCGCGCAGGCGCTCGGCACGGCGGCCTTCGGGATCCTGCTCCTGAGGCTGACCTCGAAGCGCTTCTCGGCGACGCAGTACGCGCTCCTGTCCAGCGTCTTCGCCCTCGGCCGGGTCGTCACCGGGCCCATCGCCGGGTTCCTCGTGGACGCGATCGGGTGGCGCCTCTTCTTCATCGTGTCGATCGTGATGGCGGGGCCGGGGTTCGTCTTCCTCCAGCGCTTCGTCCCCTTCGGGACGCGCGAGCCCGTCTTCGAGATCGAGCCGCCGACAGGTAAGGCGCCGGTCACGCGCGGCGCGCTCGTCGCCCGGGGCCTCGCCGTCGGCGTCGCCGGCCTCGCTTTCGCCGCGCTCGCGGCGGGGACTCTCGATGCGCTGCGCGCCTACCGATCTCTCCCCGCGGCGGGGTTTCCACTCCTCGATGCGATCGCCGCGCTCGCGCGGCCGTCGGGGGTGGGGGCCTGGTCCGAGTCGCTCGGCGTCGCGCTCGTCGGCCTCTTCGCCGGCCTCGGCGCCGCGGCGCTCACCGCGGCGCGGCGGGGGGTGGTGCGGCGGGACTGA
- a CDS encoding flippase-like domain-containing protein: MEKLETLPAAEPRPKRRAHRVVLQVAFNLLVTGSAVWFLWSILADIGLKAVGRRLLHADAFLVALLLVANVVRFLLLALRWEILVRREAPVGFRATLEILMAGNFLGVVAPGLRVAGPVLRAFYLSKETGKPRARFYGTIVADQTTNFSAFTAVMIASGMLTMSRGEAGLSISSGLALLFALVGGLYVGWRHLQRIRSGETSYIVRALRAASASRAAHALGGRWDLGGRFIRWWEHLLEALAEAFVGSRTFWPSMGVSFVLLVVIAASLELSMRAVGVPIGLAKSAFAVSAAAFIQMMAAAPGGPGVTEASLVIILLALGVDVESAAAGTFLSRIFNYGVILPWGGWCFYHLQKEYGPAPAEEDEVEGAGEA, encoded by the coding sequence ATGGAGAAGCTCGAGACCCTGCCCGCCGCGGAGCCGCGGCCGAAGCGGCGGGCGCACCGCGTGGTGCTCCAGGTGGCGTTCAACCTCCTCGTCACCGGATCGGCGGTCTGGTTCCTCTGGTCGATCCTCGCGGACATCGGTCTCAAGGCGGTCGGGCGTAGGCTTCTCCACGCCGACGCCTTCCTCGTCGCGCTCCTCCTCGTGGCGAACGTGGTCCGCTTCCTCCTCCTCGCGCTGCGGTGGGAGATTCTCGTGCGGCGCGAGGCGCCGGTCGGCTTCCGGGCGACGCTCGAGATCCTGATGGCCGGGAACTTCCTCGGCGTCGTCGCGCCGGGGCTGCGCGTCGCGGGGCCGGTCCTCCGCGCCTTCTACCTCTCGAAGGAGACGGGGAAGCCGCGCGCCCGCTTCTACGGCACCATCGTCGCCGACCAGACGACCAACTTCTCCGCCTTCACCGCCGTCATGATCGCGAGCGGCATGCTCACGATGTCGCGAGGCGAGGCGGGCCTCTCGATCTCGTCGGGGCTCGCGCTCCTCTTCGCGCTCGTCGGCGGCCTCTACGTCGGCTGGCGCCACCTGCAGCGGATCCGCAGCGGCGAGACGTCGTACATCGTCCGCGCGCTCCGCGCCGCGTCGGCCTCGCGCGCCGCCCACGCGCTGGGGGGCCGGTGGGATCTCGGCGGGCGCTTCATCCGGTGGTGGGAGCACCTCCTCGAGGCGCTCGCCGAGGCCTTCGTCGGGAGCCGCACCTTCTGGCCGTCGATGGGCGTCTCGTTCGTCCTCCTCGTCGTCATCGCGGCGAGCCTCGAGCTGTCGATGCGCGCCGTCGGCGTCCCGATCGGCCTCGCGAAGTCGGCCTTCGCCGTCTCGGCGGCCGCCTTCATCCAGATGATGGCGGCGGCGCCGGGAGGACCCGGCGTCACCGAGGCGTCGCTCGTGATCATCCTCCTCGCGCTCGGCGTCGACGTCGAGTCGGCCGCGGCCGGCACCTTCCTCTCGCGCATCTTCAACTACGGCGTGATCCTGCCGTGGGGCGGCTGGTGCTTCTACCACCTCCAGAAGGAGTACGGCCCGGCGCCGGCGGAGGAGGACGAGGTGGAGGGAGCGGGCGAGGCGTAA
- a CDS encoding S9 family peptidase has protein sequence MAAEETDPFLWLEEVEGTKALAWAKDQNQKTTAEFEKVKQFKPIYDRTMQILDSQERIPYGNLRGDTVYNFWQDKDHPRGIWRRATLASYRTPAPAWETVIDLDAMMKADGIPWAWKGANCLAPERRLCIVSMSRGGSDAAVYREFDVSTKKFIEGGFSLPEAKSNVSWRDENTLWVGTDFGPGTTTTSGYPRLVKLWKRGTPVSEAKTVFEGEAGDVASTGYSQFTPEGRYDFVVRTPAFFRQEMYLVLGDRLLRVDIPDDANPEGMFKDRMVVSLRSDWSVGGKTYKQGSLLAIGLDPFLRGRRDFDVLFEPTARISLQGVTQTRDALLVNTLDNVRGKLTSLTPGPAGWKREEIPLPGLGTVGVMSADEWQSSFFYNYTDFLNPSSLFLVANGVAEKVKSAPQFFNADGMKVEQFEATSKDGTKIPYFLVTPKGFKADGNAPTLLGGYGGFEIPEVPRYDGVNGSAWLERGGVYAVANIRGGGEFGPAWHRAAQKENHYRNFEDFTAVAEDLITRKITSPKKLGIIGGSQGGLLVSGSMVYRPDLFGAVVCEVPLADMKRFNKLLAGASWMAEYGNPDVPEEWAYIQKWSPYQNLKKDVVYPKAYFWTTTRDDRVHPAHARKMAAKMMDQGHPVYYFEQIEGGHGGGTVNQQRAYTEALEYAYLWKMLG, from the coding sequence ATCGCCGCCGAGGAGACCGATCCGTTCCTGTGGCTCGAAGAGGTGGAGGGGACGAAGGCCCTCGCCTGGGCCAAGGACCAGAACCAGAAGACGACGGCCGAGTTCGAGAAGGTCAAGCAGTTCAAGCCCATCTACGATCGGACGATGCAGATCCTCGACTCGCAGGAGCGGATCCCCTACGGGAACCTCCGCGGCGACACGGTCTACAACTTCTGGCAGGACAAGGATCACCCACGCGGCATCTGGCGCCGGGCGACGCTCGCGTCGTACAGGACGCCGGCCCCCGCGTGGGAGACGGTGATCGACCTCGACGCGATGATGAAGGCGGACGGGATCCCGTGGGCGTGGAAGGGAGCCAACTGCCTGGCCCCCGAGCGCCGGCTCTGCATCGTGTCGATGTCCCGCGGCGGCAGCGACGCCGCCGTCTACCGCGAGTTCGACGTCAGCACGAAGAAATTCATCGAGGGAGGCTTCTCGCTCCCGGAGGCGAAGTCGAACGTCTCGTGGCGCGACGAGAACACCCTGTGGGTTGGCACCGACTTCGGCCCGGGCACGACGACCACGTCCGGATACCCGAGGCTGGTGAAGCTCTGGAAGCGCGGGACTCCCGTCTCGGAGGCGAAGACGGTCTTCGAGGGTGAGGCCGGGGACGTCGCCTCCACCGGATACAGCCAGTTCACGCCGGAAGGGCGCTACGACTTCGTCGTCCGAACCCCGGCCTTCTTCAGGCAGGAGATGTACCTCGTCCTCGGCGATCGCCTGCTCCGCGTCGACATTCCCGACGACGCGAATCCCGAGGGGATGTTCAAGGACCGGATGGTCGTCTCGCTTCGCAGCGACTGGAGCGTCGGCGGGAAGACCTACAAGCAGGGAAGCCTCCTCGCGATCGGGCTCGATCCCTTCCTCCGCGGCCGGCGCGATTTCGACGTCCTCTTCGAGCCGACGGCGAGGATCTCGCTTCAAGGGGTCACCCAGACGCGGGACGCGCTCCTCGTCAACACGCTCGACAACGTGCGAGGGAAGCTGACCTCGCTCACCCCCGGCCCCGCCGGCTGGAAGCGCGAGGAGATCCCACTCCCCGGGCTCGGCACCGTCGGCGTCATGTCGGCGGACGAATGGCAGTCGTCGTTCTTCTACAACTACACCGACTTCCTCAACCCCTCGTCCCTCTTCCTGGTGGCGAACGGCGTGGCCGAGAAGGTGAAGTCGGCCCCCCAGTTCTTCAACGCCGACGGGATGAAGGTGGAGCAGTTCGAGGCGACGTCGAAGGACGGGACGAAGATCCCGTACTTCCTCGTCACGCCGAAGGGTTTCAAGGCCGACGGGAACGCGCCGACGCTCCTCGGCGGGTACGGCGGCTTCGAGATCCCCGAGGTCCCGCGCTACGACGGCGTGAACGGGTCGGCCTGGCTCGAGCGGGGCGGCGTCTACGCGGTCGCGAACATCCGCGGCGGGGGCGAGTTCGGCCCCGCGTGGCACCGGGCGGCGCAGAAGGAGAACCACTACCGGAACTTCGAGGATTTCACGGCGGTGGCCGAAGACCTGATCACGCGCAAGATCACCTCGCCGAAGAAGCTCGGGATCATCGGCGGCTCGCAGGGAGGACTTCTCGTCTCCGGCTCGATGGTCTACCGGCCAGATCTCTTCGGGGCCGTCGTCTGCGAGGTCCCGCTCGCCGACATGAAGCGGTTCAACAAGCTCCTCGCCGGCGCGAGCTGGATGGCGGAGTACGGCAACCCCGACGTCCCGGAGGAGTGGGCGTACATCCAGAAGTGGTCCCCGTACCAGAACCTGAAGAAGGACGTGGTCTACCCGAAGGCGTACTTCTGGACGACGACGCGCGACGACCGCGTCCACCCGGCCCACGCGCGCAAGATGGCGGCGAAGATGATGGACCAGGGGCATCCCGTGTACTACTTCGAGCAGATCGAGGGAGGCCACGGCGGCGGGACGGTGAACCAGCAGCGCGCCTACACGGAGGCGCTCGAGTACGCGTACCTCTGGAAGATGCTGGGCTGA
- a CDS encoding sulfatase produces the protein MILLDSRRGGLSACALLTLSLLACSAPSNRSESPSIRLVDLVDPSAVQGKAVVPASKIARTEWRFDGDAPKGPDSAAAATRGFKAEAGVKEFAVRGGRLAGTTTTDFPVIHVERTSGLQDHDLLHAVEVRLKVSRPGKLTMAFLRDEKIDVAKEIEKEKGRRWRMSASVAAGDEVRTIVLRNPFSPDSSDIRHILIRPVDASGVAFEIESLRLIFRKEYLEGIPSGVSWQGLSEIYHETIVSRLPEKVSLDVTLPAQPWLDLSLGTVESGPVTFRLSLAPSGSAGPGTTVLERTVSTPYRWETAPIDLAARAGEKVRLTFELSGAADGAIGFWGSPVVRSRGARPMVTASLAGSAPPRHVILVWADTLRRDHLDMYGYARATAPHIRQLAAEGALFKDCIGQATWTKVATPSLLTGLYPTTHGVHDFYDRIPASATTIAEVYRDAGYATLSFSSILFTGKFTNLHQGFEELHEDGSLPDRESSKTSRVYVDRLLPWLEAHRDVPSFVFLHVSDPHDPYRPYPPYDATWADPSKREAHEKAQETARKFIADPLMKNFGMPSRTELAKAGLDPDAYVAEDRDWYDGSIRGMDAEIGRLMERLRALGLDRDTLVVFTGDHGEEFLEHGRTFHGQTTYGELSNVSLAMWEPGVIPAGTSIPDTVETVDIMPTILALSGLEPPKEVQGTSFLPLLKGTARKPAAAGVALAADAVDGGWSDRPAITERAATTEIGGAPPPMDESSLAITLAGWKMIHNIQRPAGKPEFELFDEKRDPLNLADVADAHPEIVERLSKTLAAWKAKVEAEKLKPDADSSKAMTPEEIERLRSLGYIQ, from the coding sequence ATGATCCTCCTCGACTCGCGCCGGGGGGGGCTGTCGGCCTGTGCCCTGCTGACGCTCTCTCTTCTCGCCTGCTCCGCGCCCTCGAACCGATCCGAGAGCCCGTCGATCCGGCTCGTCGATCTCGTCGACCCTTCCGCGGTCCAGGGGAAGGCCGTGGTCCCCGCGTCGAAGATCGCGAGAACCGAGTGGCGGTTCGACGGCGACGCCCCGAAGGGGCCGGATTCCGCCGCGGCCGCCACGCGCGGGTTCAAGGCCGAGGCGGGCGTGAAGGAGTTCGCCGTCCGGGGCGGCCGCCTTGCGGGCACGACCACCACCGATTTCCCCGTCATCCACGTCGAGCGCACCTCGGGACTTCAGGATCACGATCTCCTCCACGCGGTCGAGGTCCGGCTCAAGGTCTCGCGGCCGGGGAAGCTCACCATGGCGTTCCTTCGCGACGAGAAGATCGACGTGGCGAAGGAGATCGAGAAGGAGAAAGGTCGCCGCTGGCGGATGAGCGCGAGCGTGGCGGCGGGGGACGAGGTCCGGACGATCGTGTTGCGCAATCCGTTCTCCCCCGACTCATCGGACATCCGGCACATCCTGATCAGGCCCGTGGACGCGAGCGGCGTCGCCTTCGAGATCGAGTCGTTGCGGCTCATCTTCCGCAAGGAGTACCTCGAGGGGATTCCGTCCGGGGTGAGCTGGCAGGGGCTCTCGGAGATCTACCACGAGACGATCGTCTCGCGCCTTCCCGAGAAGGTCTCCCTCGACGTCACTCTCCCGGCGCAGCCGTGGCTCGACCTCTCGCTCGGAACCGTCGAGAGCGGGCCCGTCACCTTCCGCCTGTCACTCGCCCCGTCGGGGTCGGCCGGGCCGGGAACGACCGTTCTCGAGCGCACCGTCTCCACGCCGTACCGCTGGGAGACCGCGCCGATCGACCTCGCGGCGCGCGCCGGCGAGAAGGTGCGCCTCACCTTCGAGCTGAGCGGGGCGGCCGACGGGGCGATCGGCTTCTGGGGATCCCCCGTCGTCAGAAGCCGGGGGGCGCGTCCGATGGTGACGGCGTCGCTGGCCGGCTCCGCTCCCCCGCGCCACGTCATCCTCGTCTGGGCCGACACGCTGCGCCGCGATCACCTCGACATGTACGGGTACGCGCGCGCGACGGCCCCTCACATCCGTCAGCTCGCCGCCGAGGGAGCGCTCTTCAAGGACTGCATCGGCCAGGCGACGTGGACGAAGGTCGCGACCCCCTCGCTCCTCACGGGGCTCTACCCCACGACCCACGGCGTCCACGATTTCTACGACCGCATCCCGGCGTCGGCGACGACGATCGCCGAGGTCTACCGCGACGCGGGGTACGCGACGCTCTCGTTCTCGTCGATCCTCTTCACGGGGAAGTTCACGAACCTGCACCAGGGGTTCGAGGAGCTCCACGAGGACGGCTCGCTCCCCGATCGCGAGTCGAGCAAGACGTCGCGCGTCTACGTCGATCGCCTGCTGCCGTGGCTCGAGGCGCACCGCGACGTCCCGTCGTTCGTCTTCCTCCACGTCTCGGATCCCCACGACCCGTACCGGCCGTACCCGCCGTACGACGCGACGTGGGCCGACCCGTCGAAGCGCGAGGCGCACGAGAAGGCGCAGGAGACCGCCCGCAAGTTCATCGCCGACCCCCTCATGAAGAACTTCGGCATGCCCTCGCGCACCGAGCTGGCGAAGGCCGGCCTCGACCCCGACGCGTACGTCGCAGAGGATCGCGACTGGTACGACGGATCGATCCGCGGGATGGACGCCGAGATCGGCCGCCTCATGGAGCGCCTGCGCGCGCTCGGGCTCGATCGCGACACGCTCGTCGTCTTCACGGGCGACCACGGCGAGGAGTTCCTCGAGCACGGCCGCACGTTTCACGGACAGACGACGTACGGCGAGCTGTCGAACGTCTCGCTCGCGATGTGGGAGCCGGGCGTCATCCCCGCTGGAACCTCCATCCCGGACACCGTCGAGACGGTGGACATCATGCCGACGATCCTCGCCCTCAGCGGACTCGAGCCGCCGAAGGAGGTCCAGGGGACGAGCTTCCTTCCCCTGCTCAAGGGGACCGCGCGGAAACCGGCGGCCGCCGGCGTCGCTCTCGCGGCGGACGCAGTCGACGGCGGCTGGTCGGATCGTCCCGCGATCACGGAGCGGGCCGCCACAACGGAGATCGGCGGCGCGCCGCCCCCGATGGACGAGTCGTCCCTCGCGATCACCCTGGCGGGCTGGAAGATGATCCACAACATCCAGCGCCCCGCCGGCAAGCCCGAGTTCGAGCTCTTCGACGAGAAGCGCGACCCGCTCAACCTCGCCGACGTCGCCGACGCGCATCCCGAGATCGTCGAGAGGCTCTCGAAGACCCTCGCCGCGTGGAAGGCGAAGGTCGAGGCCGAGAAGCTCAAGCCCGACGCCGACTCCTCGAAGGCGATGACCCCGGAGGAGATCGAGCGTCTCCGGAGCCTCGGCTACATCCAGTAG
- a CDS encoding tetratricopeptide repeat protein, translating to MRTPSMRIHLTLALALFLSLPRAAVARQDHACAGPVGYVPGEVLERPVGLREGVGKIHDPATTSSPEAQALYDQGVAYLHSYVWIEAARSFHQALKADPDLAMAWVGLSRAYSGLDDPGAAEASLAKARTLAGRVSARERRRIELRGRQLEAMAEPIDPQKLLDYRKAIDEALAADDGDAELWLVGGNAQEPSAAGRGQRGGLGSTLYYLHVLAMDPDNFAAHHYLVHSYETMGKVDDALRHGEAYVKLAPMIPHAHHMYGHDLRRVGRIEEAIARFRRADELEQAYYAAEKIPAGLDWHHKHNLDLLATSYEYMGRMGTAEELMKQAADGDSVNDYLEFNRKEWPAFLMSRGRLDEALAAVKSLTHGKWAVSRAAGHALEGEIHLAAGRIEAARGSLDAAQKALLEVPEVAPGITLPRGAAQPIVEELKARILLATGKADEARPIFVEVVRRTRAIPGPDAWSQALFRLESIARAARDAGDWELADFTAKQMMEHDPAYAGSHLAAGLVAGHRGDAAAEGRELAEARRLWSGADAGLPELAEIRAKIAAAAP from the coding sequence ATGCGCACACCTTCGATGCGGATCCACCTCACGCTGGCTCTCGCGCTCTTCCTCTCGCTCCCGCGGGCGGCCGTCGCGCGGCAGGATCACGCCTGCGCCGGGCCGGTCGGCTACGTCCCGGGAGAAGTCCTCGAGCGCCCCGTCGGGCTCCGTGAAGGGGTCGGGAAGATCCACGATCCAGCGACGACCTCCTCCCCCGAGGCGCAGGCGCTCTACGACCAGGGGGTCGCGTACCTCCACTCGTACGTCTGGATCGAGGCGGCGCGATCGTTCCATCAGGCGCTGAAGGCCGATCCCGATCTCGCGATGGCCTGGGTCGGCCTCAGCCGCGCCTACTCGGGGCTCGACGACCCGGGGGCGGCGGAGGCGTCCCTCGCGAAGGCGAGGACGCTCGCGGGGCGCGTGAGCGCGCGCGAGCGCCGCCGGATCGAGCTGCGAGGCCGGCAGCTCGAGGCGATGGCCGAACCGATCGACCCGCAGAAGCTCCTCGACTACCGGAAGGCGATCGACGAGGCCCTGGCGGCGGACGACGGGGACGCCGAGCTCTGGCTCGTCGGCGGCAACGCGCAGGAGCCCTCCGCGGCGGGACGCGGGCAGCGCGGCGGCCTCGGTTCCACCCTCTACTACCTGCACGTCCTCGCGATGGATCCCGACAACTTCGCAGCGCACCACTATCTCGTGCACTCGTACGAGACGATGGGAAAGGTGGACGACGCGCTCAGGCACGGCGAGGCGTACGTGAAGCTCGCGCCCATGATCCCGCATGCCCATCACATGTACGGCCACGACCTGCGCCGCGTCGGGCGGATCGAGGAGGCGATCGCCAGGTTCCGCCGCGCCGACGAGCTGGAACAGGCCTACTACGCCGCGGAGAAGATCCCCGCGGGGCTCGACTGGCACCACAAGCACAATCTCGATCTCCTCGCGACGTCGTACGAGTACATGGGGCGGATGGGAACGGCCGAGGAGCTGATGAAGCAGGCGGCCGACGGCGACTCGGTGAACGACTACCTCGAGTTCAACCGGAAGGAGTGGCCGGCCTTTCTCATGTCGCGCGGCCGGCTCGACGAGGCGCTCGCGGCCGTGAAGTCGTTGACGCACGGGAAATGGGCGGTCTCGCGGGCCGCGGGGCACGCGCTCGAGGGGGAGATCCACCTCGCGGCCGGACGGATCGAGGCCGCGCGAGGATCGCTCGACGCCGCGCAGAAGGCTCTGCTCGAGGTCCCGGAGGTCGCCCCCGGAATCACCCTCCCTCGGGGCGCCGCGCAGCCGATCGTCGAAGAGCTGAAGGCGCGCATCCTCCTCGCCACCGGCAAGGCGGACGAGGCGCGACCGATCTTCGTCGAGGTGGTGAGGCGGACGCGCGCCATCCCCGGCCCCGACGCCTGGAGCCAGGCCCTCTTCCGCCTCGAGTCGATCGCCCGCGCGGCGCGCGACGCCGGCGACTGGGAGCTCGCCGACTTCACCGCGAAGCAGATGATGGAGCACGATCCGGCGTACGCCGGGTCGCACCTCGCCGCCGGGCTCGTCGCGGGCCACCGGGGCGACGCCGCGGCGGAAGGCCGCGAGCTCGCGGAGGCCCGCCGCCTGTGGAGCGGCGCCGACGCCGGTCTCCCGGAGCTCGCCGAGATCCGGGCGAAGATCGCCGCGGCCGCGCCGTGA
- a CDS encoding tetratricopeptide repeat protein → MVRAALSSPAIPILLVVAAALAVSAPALHHGLVFDDHLLIDGNADLIRGDVPLSAALTRRYWGSAHEAAANELYRPATILSLAAGARHAVNSALHASNAALAFSLFRALDLAPPISLFAALVFAVHPIATEAVVPISGRSDLLATFFVLASTLLAVSGARASGWRRVAFVVGAALMALLGALSKESAFVVPVVTCAALLTRRTPRGGTILVAQCVALAAALALRVGVLGYFFQSSAPADPRDAYLAFVNNPVQFATVGVRVMTALRVILGAAGLLVFPFHLSADYSFDQIPVFSGSLTLVDVADLCLALAFAGAIVFFMRRAPVAAFALAWIAATYLPASNILFPTGTIFGERLLYMPLVGFALLVALANGRAPRIPGAILAVVLVTLLGARFIARTADWSSDDALFESAALASPRSTKAHSNHGYTLQAQGRIVEAAAEYRRALEIAPKLTGARISLARCLVQLDRPGEALALLEEERKLGDFPALTADLAGAHYAVAVDSLNRGDLDAARKHAEAARRSGYELPRDFLERLSPAAPPPAAPR, encoded by the coding sequence ATGGTGCGCGCCGCGCTCTCCTCCCCGGCGATCCCGATCCTCCTCGTCGTCGCCGCGGCCCTCGCGGTCAGCGCGCCCGCCCTCCATCACGGTCTCGTCTTCGACGATCACCTCCTCATCGACGGCAACGCCGACCTGATCCGGGGTGACGTCCCGCTCTCGGCCGCGCTCACGCGGCGCTACTGGGGGAGCGCCCACGAGGCGGCGGCGAACGAGCTTTACCGCCCCGCGACGATCCTCTCGCTGGCCGCGGGCGCGAGGCACGCCGTCAATTCAGCCCTCCACGCGTCGAACGCGGCGCTCGCCTTCTCACTCTTTCGAGCGCTCGACCTGGCTCCGCCGATCTCGCTGTTCGCCGCGCTCGTCTTCGCCGTCCACCCGATCGCCACGGAGGCGGTCGTCCCGATTTCGGGGCGATCGGATCTTCTGGCGACTTTCTTCGTCCTCGCCTCGACTCTCCTCGCGGTGTCCGGGGCGCGCGCGTCAGGGTGGCGGCGCGTCGCCTTCGTGGTCGGCGCGGCGCTGATGGCGCTCCTCGGGGCGCTGTCGAAGGAGAGCGCCTTCGTGGTCCCGGTGGTCACATGCGCGGCGCTTCTCACCAGGAGGACTCCTCGCGGCGGGACGATCCTCGTCGCCCAGTGCGTCGCCCTCGCGGCGGCTCTCGCGCTGCGCGTGGGCGTCCTCGGCTACTTCTTCCAGTCCAGCGCGCCCGCGGATCCGCGCGACGCCTATCTCGCCTTCGTGAACAACCCTGTGCAGTTCGCGACCGTGGGCGTTCGCGTCATGACGGCGCTCCGCGTCATCCTCGGGGCCGCAGGGCTGCTCGTCTTCCCCTTTCATCTTTCGGCGGACTACTCCTTCGATCAGATCCCGGTCTTCTCCGGCTCCTTGACGCTCGTCGATGTCGCGGATCTCTGCCTCGCGCTCGCCTTCGCCGGAGCGATCGTCTTCTTCATGCGTCGGGCCCCGGTCGCCGCCTTCGCGCTCGCGTGGATCGCCGCGACCTACCTGCCCGCCTCGAACATCCTCTTCCCCACCGGGACGATCTTCGGCGAGCGCCTGCTGTACATGCCGCTCGTTGGGTTCGCGCTCCTCGTGGCGCTGGCGAACGGCCGTGCGCCGCGCATCCCGGGGGCAATCCTCGCCGTCGTGCTCGTGACCCTTCTCGGCGCGCGTTTCATCGCTCGCACCGCCGACTGGTCCTCCGACGACGCGCTCTTCGAGTCCGCCGCTCTCGCGTCCCCACGAAGCACCAAGGCGCACAGCAACCACGGCTACACGCTCCAGGCGCAGGGACGGATCGTGGAGGCGGCCGCCGAGTACCGCCGCGCGCTCGAGATCGCGCCGAAGCTCACCGGCGCCCGCATCAGCCTCGCCCGTTGTCTGGTGCAGCTCGATCGGCCCGGCGAGGCGCTGGCGCTTCTCGAGGAGGAGAGAAAGCTGGGCGACTTCCCGGCGCTCACCGCCGATCTCGCAGGGGCGCACTACGCCGTGGCCGTCGACTCGCTGAATCGCGGAGATCTCGACGCCGCCAGGAAGCACGCGGAGGCGGCGCGCCGGTCGGGGTACGAACTTCCGCGGGACTTCCTCGAGAGGCTCAGTCCCGCCGCACCACCCCCCGCCGCGCCGCGGTGA